The following are encoded in a window of Solibacillus sp. FSL R7-0668 genomic DNA:
- a CDS encoding HD-GYP domain-containing protein yields MRLISVNVLKEGMVVGRTIWNEAGHPLLHKDVIITSRIVERLRELNIQYLYIDDNISTGISVEETVPPAKRIEAVKNMTKAFTEVKQAKTSQASYVLDQQSKVLGLIVDDILNSVMNSSEVLMILTDAYLYDEYIYQHSFQVTMYSVAIAKELGYRYEDIRLIGIGALLHDIGKLLIPSEILMKPGKFTEEEFEKMKQHARFGFDILRNLHSVSLLVAHCAFQHHERIDGSGYPRGLVDFEIHPFAKVIAVADVFDALTSNRVYRKKMLPSDAIAIIMEDRAKKFDARVVDAFLRSVVHYANGTIVLLSDGRRGIVSKQNLVDVARPWVRIFEANDKLLEATYEICLSDHPEVTIEKIETDYVVPAE; encoded by the coding sequence ATGCGATTAATATCGGTCAATGTGTTGAAGGAAGGCATGGTAGTCGGTAGAACTATCTGGAACGAAGCGGGACATCCACTATTACATAAAGACGTCATCATAACTAGCCGAATTGTTGAGCGATTGCGTGAATTGAATATTCAATATTTATATATTGATGATAATATTTCGACAGGGATCTCCGTTGAGGAAACAGTGCCCCCAGCTAAACGTATTGAAGCAGTGAAGAATATGACAAAGGCTTTTACAGAAGTGAAGCAAGCAAAAACATCTCAAGCTTCCTATGTATTAGATCAGCAATCCAAGGTGCTGGGATTAATTGTCGATGATATCTTAAATTCTGTCATGAATAGTAGCGAAGTATTAATGATTTTAACGGATGCCTATTTATATGATGAATATATTTACCAGCACTCATTTCAAGTAACGATGTATTCAGTGGCAATTGCCAAAGAGTTAGGCTATCGCTATGAGGACATTCGCTTAATCGGTATCGGTGCACTGTTGCATGATATTGGGAAGCTGTTAATTCCATCTGAAATTTTAATGAAGCCTGGTAAATTTACGGAAGAAGAATTTGAAAAAATGAAACAGCATGCACGATTTGGTTTTGATATATTACGCAATTTGCATTCTGTGTCATTGCTCGTGGCGCATTGTGCGTTCCAGCATCATGAGCGAATCGATGGGAGCGGATATCCACGAGGGCTAGTTGATTTTGAGATTCACCCTTTTGCAAAGGTCATTGCAGTAGCAGATGTATTTGATGCATTAACATCCAATCGTGTATATCGTAAAAAAATGCTACCATCAGATGCGATTGCCATCATTATGGAAGATCGAGCAAAGAAGTTCGATGCGCGTGTAGTAGATGCCTTTTTACGTAGTGTCGTACATTATGCTAATGGGACGATTGTGTTATTAAGCGATGGACGACGAGGGATTGTCTCAAAGCAAAATTTAGTCGATGTTGCTCGTCCGTGGGTGCGTATTTTTGAAGCGAACGACAAGCTATTAGAAGCAACATACGAAATTTGTCTAAGTGACCATCCGGAAGTAACTATTGAAAAAATCGAAACGGACTATGTTGTCCCAGCCGAATAA
- the sufU gene encoding Fe-S cluster assembly sulfur transfer protein SufU, translating to MSFNNLDQLYRSVIMDHYKNPRNKGSLDENTVTIDMNNPTCGDRIHLTLKLNDGIVEDAKFDGEGCSISMSSASMMTQIVKGKKLDEALELAEIFSKMMLGEDFNDEKYDLGDVEALQGVAKFPARIKCATLAWKAMEKGVNNEMK from the coding sequence ATGTCTTTTAATAACTTAGATCAACTATACCGTTCTGTAATTATGGATCACTATAAAAACCCTCGTAATAAAGGGTCTTTAGATGAAAATACAGTAACAATTGATATGAATAATCCAACTTGTGGGGATCGTATTCATTTAACTTTAAAGCTAAACGATGGCATCGTAGAGGATGCAAAATTTGACGGTGAAGGCTGCTCAATTTCCATGTCTTCTGCATCAATGATGACACAAATCGTTAAAGGCAAAAAATTAGACGAAGCTTTAGAACTAGCGGAGATTTTCTCGAAGATGATGTTAGGTGAAGACTTCAATGATGAAAAATATGATCTTGGCGATGTAGAGGCACTTCAAGGTGTTGCAAAATTCCCAGCTCGTATTAAATGCGCAACATTGGCTTGGAAAGCAATGGAAAAGGGCGTAAACAACGAAATGAAATAA
- a CDS encoding cysteine desulfurase, producing MIAKDIKSYFPILNQEINGHPLVYLDSAATSQKPIQVIEALENYYKLDNSNVHRGVHTLGNRATDSYEGAREKVRKFINASSTQEIIFTRGTTTSLNTVASGYGRQNIVEGDEIVITHMEHHSNIIPWQQLAKEKGAVLKYIDLEADGTLSLEKVRATITPKTKIVSVMYVSNVLGTINPIKEIAKIAHENGAIMVADCAQAAPHMKIDVQDLDVDFAALSGHKMCAPTGIGVLYGKKALLENMEPVEFGGEMIDFVGLQESTWKELPWKFEGGTPIIAGAIGLGAAIDFLEEIGLDNIAAHEHALAGYAMDNLSTIEGLTIFGPRDPMQRCGLVTFNLDDVHPHDVATVLDMSGIAVRAGHHCAQPLMKWLQVTATARASFYMYNDEADIDALVAGLRSAKEYFGDVF from the coding sequence ATGATAGCAAAAGACATTAAAAGCTATTTTCCGATTTTAAATCAGGAAATTAATGGTCATCCTTTAGTGTATTTAGATAGCGCTGCGACTTCGCAAAAGCCTATCCAAGTAATTGAAGCATTAGAAAACTATTATAAGCTGGACAATTCCAATGTTCACCGTGGTGTGCATACACTTGGGAACCGCGCAACGGATTCGTATGAAGGTGCACGTGAAAAAGTTCGTAAGTTTATTAATGCAAGCTCTACGCAGGAAATTATTTTTACTCGTGGTACAACGACTTCATTAAACACAGTAGCGTCAGGCTATGGCCGTCAAAATATTGTGGAGGGTGATGAAATTGTCATTACGCACATGGAACATCACTCGAACATTATTCCATGGCAACAGCTTGCAAAAGAAAAAGGCGCGGTACTGAAATACATTGATCTAGAAGCAGATGGCACTCTTTCATTAGAAAAGGTACGTGCAACGATTACGCCAAAAACGAAAATCGTATCTGTCATGTATGTTTCAAACGTATTAGGTACAATCAATCCAATCAAAGAAATCGCGAAAATTGCCCATGAAAATGGTGCAATCATGGTAGCGGATTGCGCACAAGCAGCGCCACATATGAAAATCGATGTTCAAGATTTGGATGTAGATTTCGCGGCTCTTTCTGGGCATAAAATGTGTGCTCCTACTGGAATTGGGGTACTATATGGTAAAAAAGCGCTTCTTGAAAACATGGAACCGGTAGAATTCGGTGGAGAAATGATTGATTTTGTAGGTTTACAAGAATCGACATGGAAAGAGTTACCGTGGAAGTTTGAAGGCGGAACACCAATCATTGCAGGTGCAATTGGTTTAGGTGCAGCCATCGACTTTTTAGAGGAAATCGGCTTAGACAATATCGCTGCACATGAGCACGCGTTAGCAGGCTATGCAATGGACAATCTGTCTACGATTGAAGGCTTAACGATTTTCGGACCACGTGACCCAATGCAACGCTGCGGACTTGTAACATTCAACTTAGACGATGTGCATCCTCATGATGTCGCAACCGTTTTAGATATGAGTGGAATAGCCGTACGTGCTGGACACCACTGTGCTCAACCGTTAATGAAGTGGCTTCAAGTAACAGCAACGGCGCGTGCAAGCTTCTACATGTACAATGACGAAGCAGATATTGATGCATTAGTAGCTGGATTGCGCTCAGCGAAGGAGTATTTTGGCGATGTCTTTTAA
- the sufB gene encoding Fe-S cluster assembly protein SufB — protein MAKKMPDIGDYKYGFHDKDVSIFRSERGLTEEIVREISNMKEEPQWMLDYRLKALNKFYEIPMPQWGGDLSALNFDEITYYVKPSEATQKSWDEVPEEIKATFDKLGIPEAEQKYLAGVSAQYESEVVYHNMKQDLTDMGIIFKDTDSALKENEEIFKAHWGTVIPYTDNKFAALNSAVWSGGSFIYMPKGVKLDTPLQAYFRINSENMGQFERTLIIVDEDASVHYVEGCTAPVYTSNSLHSAVVEIIVKKNAYCRYTTIQNWANNVYNLVTKRTVVDAGGTMEWIDGNIGSKLTMKYPACILKGEGARGMTLSIAIAGKGQHQHAGAKMIHLAPNTSSTIVSKSIAKQGGKVTYMGQVKFGKNATGARANIECDTLIMDNASTSDTIPYNEILNDNVSLEHEAKVSKVSEEQLFYLMSRGISEEEATEMIVMGFIEPFTKELPMEYAVEMNRLIKFEMEGSIG, from the coding sequence ATGGCTAAAAAAATGCCTGATATCGGCGATTACAAATATGGCTTCCATGATAAGGACGTATCGATTTTCCGTTCTGAGCGTGGATTAACAGAAGAAATCGTTCGTGAAATTTCCAATATGAAAGAAGAGCCACAGTGGATGCTTGACTACCGCTTAAAAGCTCTTAACAAATTCTATGAAATCCCAATGCCTCAATGGGGTGGCGACCTTTCAGCGTTAAACTTCGATGAAATTACGTACTACGTAAAACCATCTGAAGCTACGCAAAAGTCTTGGGATGAAGTACCTGAAGAAATTAAAGCAACATTCGATAAATTAGGTATTCCTGAAGCAGAGCAAAAATACCTTGCAGGTGTATCTGCTCAGTACGAATCTGAAGTAGTTTATCATAACATGAAGCAAGATCTTACAGATATGGGGATTATCTTCAAAGATACTGACTCAGCGTTAAAAGAAAATGAAGAGATTTTCAAAGCACACTGGGGTACAGTCATTCCTTACACGGACAATAAATTCGCTGCGTTAAACTCAGCGGTTTGGTCTGGTGGTTCATTCATCTACATGCCAAAAGGTGTTAAATTAGATACACCTTTACAAGCTTACTTCCGTATTAACTCTGAAAACATGGGGCAATTCGAGCGTACGCTAATTATCGTAGACGAAGATGCATCTGTACACTATGTAGAAGGCTGTACAGCGCCGGTTTACACATCGAACTCACTACATTCAGCTGTAGTAGAAATTATCGTTAAAAAGAATGCATATTGCCGTTATACAACAATCCAAAACTGGGCTAACAACGTATACAACCTCGTTACAAAACGTACGGTTGTAGATGCTGGTGGTACAATGGAATGGATCGACGGTAATATTGGATCTAAATTAACAATGAAATATCCGGCATGTATCCTTAAAGGTGAGGGCGCTCGTGGTATGACATTATCAATCGCTATCGCGGGTAAAGGTCAACACCAACACGCAGGTGCGAAAATGATTCACTTAGCACCAAACACGTCTTCAACAATCGTTTCGAAATCGATTGCAAAACAAGGCGGTAAAGTAACGTATATGGGTCAAGTAAAATTCGGTAAGAACGCTACTGGCGCTCGTGCAAATATCGAATGTGACACATTAATCATGGATAACGCGTCTACTTCAGACACAATTCCATACAACGAAATTTTAAATGATAATGTATCTTTAGAGCACGAAGCGAAAGTTTCAAAAGTATCTGAAGAGCAATTATTCTACTTAATGAGCCGTGGTATTTCTGAAGAAGAAGCGACAGAAATGATCGTAATGGGCTTCATTGAGCCATTCACAAAAGAATTACCAATGGAATATGCAGTAGAAATGAACCGTCTGATCAAATTCGAGATGGAAGGTTCTATCGGATAA
- a CDS encoding thioredoxin family protein, with protein sequence MHILQSLNEFEQFKAGAKPVIFEFTANWCPDCQFIDPFMPEVVEKYSDFQFVKVDRDQFIDLCIELDVIGIPSFVAYENDIELGRFVSKDRKTQEEIERFITGLK encoded by the coding sequence ATGCATATTTTACAATCATTAAATGAATTTGAACAATTTAAAGCTGGTGCAAAGCCTGTTATTTTCGAGTTTACAGCAAATTGGTGTCCGGATTGTCAATTTATCGATCCATTTATGCCCGAAGTAGTAGAGAAATATTCAGATTTTCAATTTGTGAAAGTAGACCGTGATCAATTTATCGATCTTTGCATCGAGCTAGATGTCATTGGGATTCCAAGCTTTGTTGCTTATGAAAATGATATTGAACTAGGTCGCTTCGTTAGTAAAGACCGCAAAACACAAGAAGAAATCGAGCGCTTTATCACAGGTTTAAAATAA
- a CDS encoding bifunctional metallophosphatase/5'-nucleotidase has translation MREHIHFFHTNDLHSHFTYWKRSQHFIEATRKMLAEQGETSFLVDLGDHLDRSNLYTEATLGHGNVKMLNDAHYDVVTLGNNEGITLGHEELYHLYDEAQFEVIINNLFATQQENPQWMKPYTILTTQYGTKIAVLAATAPFEVFYKELGWEVTTPRAEIIKWAYALQQEVDLIVCLSHLGITEDELLAQECPIIDVIFGAHTHHVFENGRIENGVLLTGGGKFGQFTGHLQLVFDHTSRQLVKKSDHLYENALLPEAPGETAWLQDIQQQAKQMLAQPLFYTAKSHNKEWFHRSQLSDLFAECLYDYTNSDCVMFNAGIFVESLKKGYVSKYDIHKILPHPINVCVVHITGRELKEIFVQSENKDWPRLELKGLGFRGVIFGKMLNYGLKMNHERELFINGIPVRAEQEYRLATLDLFTFGFFFPSFKYAKKEYFLPQFIRDVFLDYCVKKFA, from the coding sequence GTGCGAGAACATATTCATTTTTTTCATACGAATGATTTACATAGTCATTTTACGTATTGGAAACGTAGTCAGCATTTTATTGAAGCAACGCGAAAAATGCTCGCAGAACAAGGAGAGACGAGTTTTTTAGTCGATTTAGGAGATCATCTAGATCGCTCGAATTTATATACAGAGGCCACGCTTGGACATGGCAATGTCAAAATGCTAAATGATGCCCACTATGACGTCGTAACATTAGGCAATAATGAAGGCATCACATTGGGGCATGAGGAGCTGTATCATCTGTATGACGAGGCACAATTTGAAGTAATTATTAATAATTTATTTGCTACTCAGCAGGAAAACCCCCAGTGGATGAAGCCGTATACGATTTTGACAACTCAATACGGAACAAAAATCGCCGTTTTAGCTGCGACAGCACCTTTTGAAGTGTTTTATAAGGAGCTTGGCTGGGAAGTGACTACCCCAAGAGCAGAAATCATTAAATGGGCCTATGCATTGCAGCAGGAGGTAGATTTGATTGTTTGTCTATCCCATCTAGGCATTACGGAGGATGAGCTGCTTGCACAAGAATGTCCGATTATTGATGTTATATTTGGAGCGCATACACACCATGTCTTTGAAAATGGACGGATTGAAAACGGAGTACTGCTAACAGGCGGTGGAAAATTTGGACAATTTACAGGTCATTTACAATTGGTATTTGATCATACATCAAGACAACTAGTGAAAAAGTCAGATCATTTGTATGAAAATGCCCTATTACCAGAAGCTCCCGGTGAAACGGCATGGTTACAAGACATCCAGCAGCAAGCAAAGCAAATGTTGGCGCAACCGTTATTTTATACAGCGAAGTCTCATAATAAAGAATGGTTTCATCGTTCACAGCTCTCAGATTTGTTTGCAGAATGTTTGTATGATTATACGAATTCAGATTGTGTCATGTTTAATGCAGGAATATTTGTCGAATCGTTGAAAAAAGGCTATGTTTCCAAATATGATATTCACAAAATTTTACCGCATCCGATAAATGTATGTGTAGTGCATATTACAGGTAGGGAGCTAAAGGAAATCTTTGTGCAATCTGAAAATAAAGATTGGCCACGACTTGAATTAAAAGGTCTCGGTTTTCGAGGCGTTATTTTCGGTAAAATGTTGAATTATGGATTGAAGATGAATCATGAGCGTGAATTATTTATTAATGGTATACCTGTTAGGGCAGAGCAGGAGTATCGTTTAGCGACATTGGATTTATTTACATTTGGCTTCTTTTTCCCAAGCTTTAAATATGCAAAGAAAGAGTATTTTTTACCACAGTTTATACGGGATGTTTTTCTAGATTATTGTGTGAAGAAATTCGCATAA
- the sufC gene encoding Fe-S cluster assembly ATPase SufC, giving the protein MTTLEIKDLHVEIDGKEILKGLNLTINTNEVHAIMGPNGTGKSTLASAIMGHPKYEVTQGEVLIDGENVLEMEVDERAKAGLFLAMQYPSEIPGVTNADFLRSAINARREEGDEISLMKFIRELDKTMDFLEMPEEMAQRYLNEGFSGGEKKRNEILQMMMIKPTFGILDEIDSGLDIDALKVVSKGINQMRGEGFGCLMITHYQRLLNYITPDKVHVMMQGKVVKSGGAELAHRLEAEGYDWIKQELGIENTDAVTEEA; this is encoded by the coding sequence ATGACAACTTTAGAAATTAAAGATCTTCACGTTGAAATCGACGGAAAAGAGATTTTAAAAGGTTTAAACCTTACAATTAACACAAACGAAGTACACGCGATCATGGGTCCAAACGGTACTGGTAAATCAACTTTAGCTTCAGCAATTATGGGTCACCCTAAATATGAAGTAACGCAAGGTGAAGTACTTATCGATGGTGAAAACGTATTAGAAATGGAAGTAGATGAGCGCGCAAAAGCTGGTCTATTCTTAGCAATGCAATACCCATCAGAAATCCCTGGTGTAACAAACGCTGACTTCTTACGTTCTGCAATTAATGCACGTCGTGAAGAAGGCGATGAAATTTCATTAATGAAATTCATCCGCGAATTAGACAAAACAATGGACTTCTTAGAAATGCCAGAAGAAATGGCACAACGTTACTTAAACGAAGGCTTCTCTGGTGGTGAGAAAAAACGTAACGAAATTTTACAAATGATGATGATCAAACCAACATTCGGTATTTTAGATGAAATCGACTCTGGTTTAGATATTGACGCATTAAAAGTAGTATCTAAAGGGATCAACCAAATGCGCGGTGAAGGTTTCGGCTGCTTAATGATCACGCACTACCAACGTCTACTTAACTACATCACACCTGACAAAGTGCACGTAATGATGCAAGGTAAAGTTGTGAAATCTGGTGGCGCTGAATTAGCTCATCGTTTAGAAGCAGAAGGTTACGACTGGATTAAACAAGAGCTAGGTATCGAAAATACGGACGCGGTAACAGAAGAAGCATAA
- the sufD gene encoding Fe-S cluster assembly protein SufD, giving the protein MTVETKLALSAEEVRSFSTTNNEPAAFADFRVAAIEKAASLELPKPDRTNISKWNFTDFPAHTVESTPFATLDEVPAEVKAVIDAETQENLYIQRNNTPAFIKVSEELTNKGVIFTDIQTAIREHADLVEKYFMTTAVKVDEHKLTAYHAALVNGGIFVYVPRNVVIDAPLQVVFLNDNAEASLFNHVLVVAEESSAVTYVETYISTFEEAKGQVNVVSEVIAKDNAQVTFGAVDNLAHGFTAYVNRRGHALRDAKIDWALGLMTNSDTVYENTTNLIGDNSTSDFKMVTVGSGDQKLNFTTLIRQWGKNSDGQILKHGVMKDAAQSIFNGIGHIMHGGTKANAEQESRVLMLSEKARGDANPILLIDEDDVTAGHAASVGRVDPTQLYYLMSRGISKAEAERLVIHGFLAPVVTNLPIEGVKKQLTEVIERKVR; this is encoded by the coding sequence ATGACGGTTGAAACAAAATTAGCGTTATCAGCAGAAGAAGTACGCTCGTTCTCAACAACAAATAATGAGCCAGCAGCATTTGCTGATTTCCGTGTAGCTGCAATTGAAAAAGCGGCTTCACTTGAATTACCAAAGCCAGACAGAACAAATATTTCAAAGTGGAACTTCACTGATTTCCCAGCGCATACTGTAGAAAGCACACCATTCGCCACTTTAGACGAAGTGCCTGCAGAAGTGAAAGCAGTAATCGATGCAGAAACACAAGAAAATTTATATATTCAACGCAATAATACACCAGCATTCATCAAAGTTTCTGAAGAACTTACGAACAAAGGTGTTATTTTCACAGATATTCAAACAGCTATTCGCGAACATGCGGATTTAGTAGAAAAGTATTTCATGACAACAGCTGTAAAAGTAGATGAGCATAAATTAACAGCGTATCACGCGGCATTAGTGAACGGCGGTATTTTCGTTTATGTGCCTCGTAACGTAGTCATTGATGCACCATTACAAGTTGTTTTCTTAAATGATAATGCAGAAGCTTCTTTATTCAACCACGTATTAGTGGTAGCAGAAGAATCTTCAGCAGTAACATATGTAGAAACATATATCTCTACATTTGAAGAAGCAAAAGGCCAAGTGAACGTTGTGTCAGAGGTCATTGCAAAAGATAATGCACAAGTGACATTCGGCGCGGTAGATAACTTAGCTCATGGCTTTACTGCTTATGTAAACCGTCGTGGTCACGCACTGCGCGATGCAAAAATTGACTGGGCATTAGGTTTAATGACAAACTCAGATACAGTTTATGAAAATACAACAAACTTAATCGGCGATAACTCTACTTCAGACTTCAAAATGGTAACAGTAGGTAGCGGCGATCAAAAATTAAACTTTACAACATTAATTCGTCAATGGGGTAAAAACTCAGACGGTCAAATTTTAAAACACGGTGTTATGAAAGACGCCGCACAATCAATTTTTAATGGTATTGGTCACATTATGCATGGTGGTACAAAAGCAAATGCTGAGCAAGAATCTCGCGTATTAATGCTTTCTGAAAAAGCACGTGGTGATGCCAACCCAATTCTTTTAATTGATGAAGACGATGTAACAGCAGGACACGCTGCATCTGTTGGACGTGTTGACCCAACTCAACTGTACTACTTAATGAGTCGTGGTATCTCAAAAGCAGAAGCAGAGCGCCTTGTCATTCATGGATTCCTTGCGCCAGTTGTTACGAACCTTCCAATCGAAGGCGTTAAAAAACAGCTGACGGAGGTTATCGAAAGGAAAGTTCGATAA
- a CDS encoding isochorismatase family protein has product MKALLVIDVQNGIVNLGDFEEELSLMENIIKDFKEANMPVIFMKHLDDEEESGLYKNSIGSELHNSLKDYAEYVIEKQTPSSFYNTELQGTLEKLGVDHVFITGFNTEFCCLFTAIAAFDRGYTVTFIENATGTVNTDETYEMPGLDIKDFVGTVLHWSNAIEVLAYEEYVEEYKPKNII; this is encoded by the coding sequence ATGAAAGCACTTTTAGTTATTGATGTACAAAATGGCATTGTCAATTTAGGGGATTTTGAAGAAGAACTTTCGCTTATGGAAAATATAATTAAAGATTTCAAAGAAGCGAATATGCCAGTAATTTTTATGAAACATTTAGATGACGAAGAAGAAAGTGGTTTGTATAAAAATTCTATTGGTTCTGAATTACATAATTCGTTAAAAGACTATGCTGAATATGTAATAGAAAAACAAACGCCAAGTTCATTTTATAACACAGAACTTCAGGGTACATTAGAAAAATTAGGTGTAGACCACGTTTTTATTACAGGTTTTAATACGGAATTTTGTTGCTTATTTACTGCTATTGCAGCGTTTGATAGAGGTTATACAGTCACATTTATTGAAAATGCCACTGGAACTGTTAATACGGACGAAACTTATGAAATGCCAGGTTTAGATATCAAAGATTTCGTAGGGACTGTATTACATTGGTCAAATGCTATTGAAGTTTTAGCTTACGAAGAATATGTTGAAGAATATAAACCCAAAAACATAATCTAA
- a CDS encoding DUF72 domain-containing protein — protein sequence MIAIGLTGWGDHPDVYSSVTAAKDKLFDYSGHFPVVELDTSFYAIPCVENVEKWCNDTPDTFQFVVKAYQGMTGHLRDEIPFETRNDMFNAFRACADAFQKHGKLAMVLVQFPPWFDCQTKNINYIHYIKQQLADYPVAIEFRNQTWYSAQLKDKTLAFLKENELIHCVCDEPQAGSGSVPFVPIATHDQALVRIHGRNVHGWRNIGHGENWRKVRFLYDYNEQELQQLSEQVRFLNSQTEQVIVLFNNNSGGHAAKNAKRMQQMLQLEFENLAPKQLGLFGD from the coding sequence ATGATTGCAATCGGATTAACTGGCTGGGGAGATCACCCCGATGTCTATAGCTCCGTGACAGCAGCAAAGGATAAATTATTTGATTATAGCGGACATTTTCCAGTAGTGGAGTTGGATACATCGTTTTATGCGATTCCTTGTGTTGAAAATGTGGAGAAGTGGTGTAATGATACACCGGACACATTTCAGTTCGTAGTAAAGGCGTATCAAGGGATGACCGGGCATTTACGAGACGAAATCCCATTCGAAACGCGCAATGATATGTTCAATGCGTTTCGTGCATGTGCAGATGCTTTCCAAAAGCATGGAAAGCTCGCAATGGTACTCGTACAATTTCCGCCGTGGTTTGATTGTCAGACGAAAAATATAAACTATATTCACTATATTAAGCAGCAGCTAGCTGATTATCCAGTAGCCATCGAATTTCGCAACCAAACTTGGTATAGCGCACAGCTGAAGGATAAAACTTTGGCCTTTCTTAAGGAAAATGAATTGATCCATTGTGTGTGCGATGAACCACAAGCAGGAAGTGGCTCAGTCCCATTTGTGCCAATTGCTACACATGATCAGGCACTTGTACGGATTCATGGACGCAATGTGCACGGTTGGCGTAATATTGGTCATGGTGAAAACTGGCGTAAGGTGCGCTTTTTATATGATTATAATGAACAAGAACTACAGCAACTTAGTGAGCAAGTAAGATTTTTAAATAGCCAAACGGAACAAGTAATTGTCCTGTTTAATAATAACTCGGGTGGACATGCAGCGAAAAACGCCAAACGAATGCAACAAATGTTACAGCTTGAATTTGAAAACTTAGCACCAAAACAGCTAGGCTTATTTGGAGACTGA